The DNA segment ACGGCAAGCGCGCCGCCTGGCTCTCGGTCCTCGGCTTCACCTGCATGCTCTTCAACTACCTGGTCGTGAACATCTTCTTCCCCGGCCTGCACTCCTACGCGGGGGTCTGAACCATGGGTGTGACGCTGCGCTACACCGTCCTGCGGCTCGGCATCTTCGTGCTGTGCCTCGTCGTGGCCCGCGAGGCCGGCGCCGTCGGCTGGCTCGCGATCCTCATCGCCGCCGTGGTGTCCGTGCTGCTCTCGCTCGTCCTGCTGCGCAAGCAGCGCGAGCAGATGGCGACGGCGCTGCAGCAGCGCGTCGACGGGCGCATCGACGCCCGCCAGAACGGCACGGCGAAGAAGTCGCGGTTCTCCCGCGGCCTGGACGAGGACAACGCCGCCGAGGACTGAGCGGCGGTCCGCGCCTCAGCGCAACGGCACGCTCGGCAGCAGCTCGGGCCGCTCGCGGTCCAGCTCGCGCAGGTCGACGACCGCGGGCACCTCACCGCCGGAGCTCTCCACGGTCTCGAGCAGCACCTCCAGCACGCGCCGGACGAGGAACGGCTCCTCGGCCTCGGTCGCCTGGATCCGTTCCAGCAGTTCGGCGTCGCTCGTCACGAGGTGCTCGGTGCGCTCACCCGAGGACGTCTCCAGCACCGCCCGGTAGCGGTGCTCCCCGTCGGCCCGGACGTCGATCTCGCCGCGCACGTCAGTCACGGATCTCACCCATGAGCGAACTGTCCCCCGCCGGCCGCCACCGCGCCAGTCACAACGTCAGTCCGAGGGCGAGCAGCGCGCCGGTCAGCAGCTCGAGCTGACCGGTGTCCTTGAGGACGGGGACCAGGTCGCGCCCCCGGGCGCCGCCCAGGACGGTCCGCAACGGCCGCTGCGCGAGGACGCCGGCGAGCAGCACGAGGGCCGCGAACGGGTGCCGCGGGACGGTCGTGAGGGCCGCGACGAACGCGCCGACGACGAGGCCGGCGTAGAGGGTCCGGGTGCGCCGCTCGCCCAGGCGCACCGCCAGGGTGCGCTTGCCGGCGATCGCGTCGGTGGGGACGTCGCGCAGGTTGTTGGCGACGAGGATGGCGCAGGCGAGGAACCCGACGCAGAAGGCGCCCGCCACGGCGCTGCCGCCGATCCGGCCGGCCTGGACGTACGTCGTGCCCAGCACGGCGACCAGGCCGAAGAAGACGAAGACGAAGACCTCCCCGAGCCCGGCGTACCCGTAGGGGCGCTTGCCGCCGGTGTAGTACCAGGCCGCGGCGACGCTGGCGGCCCCGACGAGCAGCAGCCACCAGGACCCCGACAGGGCCACGACGGCCAGCCCGGCCAGGCCCGCGACGGCGAAGCAGGCGAAGGCGGCGTCCCGGACGTGGCGGGGCTCGGCCGCCCCGGACCCGACGAGCCGGAACGGGCCGACCCGGTCGTCGTCGGTCCCGCGGATGCCGTCGGAGTAGTCGTTGGAGTAGTTCACACCGACCTGCAGCGCCAGGGAGACCACGAGGGCGAGCAGGGCGGGCACCCAGGCGAGGCCGTCGAGCGCGGCCGCGGCGCCCGTGCCCACGAGGACGGGGGTGACCGCGGCGGGCAGCGTGCGCGGGCGGGCCGCGGCGACCCACTGCCGGGCGGTGGCGCGCCGGTGGGTCACCGGGCTGGCGGGCAGGGGCAGGGGTGCGGGGTCGGACACGAGCGTCCATCGTGCCAACCCGCCCCGGAGACCACGGGGTCGGGTTCGGGTGGTCCGTCACAGGCCACGGAGGAAGTCCTCGTCGTCGTCCGGGCCCCGCGGGGCCGGCCGCGAACCGTACGAGCGCGGCGGCTGCTCGACGGGCCGGCCGGCGACGACGTAGGCGACACCGCCGACGAGGGGCAGGAGGAGCACCAGCAGCACCCACGCCCAGCGGGGCAGGTTCCGCAGGGTGCCCTCCGGGGCCTGGGCGATGCTCACCAGGCACCACACGGTGAGGGCCAGGATCAGCACGATCGGCACCACGCGGGTCATGCCCCAGTCTCGCACCCGCCGGCGGGGTCCCCCACCGCGGAGGTCACGGACCCTCGGCCGCCAGGGCCCGCAACCGCGTCCGGTCGGGCTTGCCCGGGCCCCGCAGCGGCAGCTCCGGCAGGACGAGCAGCTGCCGGGGGGCCGCCCAGCGCTCCAGGGCCCCGGCGACCCGGTCGCGGACCTCGCCCAGCGTCGGTGGCGTGCCCGCCGGCACCACGCACGCCACGACGCGCTGGCCCCACTGCGCGTCGGGCACGCCGACGACGACGACCTCGGCGATCCCGGGGGTCCCGGTCAGCGCCTCCTCGACGAGACCGGGGGCCAGCTTCAGCCCCCCCGTGGTGATGAGGTCGTCGACCCGCCCCAGGACCCGCACCCGCCCGTCGCCGACCTCGGCGGTGTCGTCGGTGCGGAACGCGCGCGGGCCCGGACCCGCCGGGAAGGCCGGGTGCCCGGGCCGGCCGCGGTAGCCGCGCGCCACGACCGGCCCGGACAGCACGAGCCGGCCGTCCTGGACCTGTGCGTGGACGCCGTCGAGGGGCCGGCCGTCGTAGACGCAGCCGCCGCACGTCTCGCTGGAGCCGTAGGTGGTGACCACCCGGACGCCGGCCGCCCGTGCCCGGGCCAGCAGCGGGGCCGGGGTCGCGGCCGAGCCGACGAGGACCGCGGCGTACCGGCGCAGCGCGGCGACGGGCTCGTCGTCCGGCGCGTCGAGCAGCCGGACGAGCTGGGTCGGCACGAGGGAGGTCAGCAGCTGCGTGCCGGTGGTGGCGGCGGTCGCGGCGACGAACGCCTCGGGGGTGAACGGGCCGGGGGGCAGCACGACGGGTTCGGTCCCCGCGCGCGCCGACCGCAGCAGCACCTGCAGGCCCGCGACGTGGTGGGCGGGCAGCGCGAGCACCCACTGCTGGCTGCCCGGCCCGGGGGAGAGCCGCGCCGCCGTCGCGGCGGCGGAGGCGCGCAGGGCCCCGGCGGGCAGCAGGGCGCCCTTGGGGGTCCCCGTCGAACCGGAGGTCGCCACGACGACCGCCGTCGGGTCGGCCGGGTCGTCCTCACCGCCGGCCAGGACCTCCCCGGGGCGCAGGCCCGGGTCGGGGGCGGCGCCCGCGGCGTGGGGGAGCAGGGCGTGGCCGAGCTCGCCGGCCAGGGCCCGCGCCAGGGTCGGCAGGAGCTCCAGGACGGTCTCGCCGGCCGGGACGGCGAGGGGGAGCAGCGGTCGCACCGGCGCAGGCTACGTCCGCCGTGCCGTGACCGGGTCGACGCGGGGGGTGGTGATCTTCGAGCGTCGCGGGGGACGTCGCAGGTCAGCGGCGTCGCCGGGTTGCTCCGATCGAGTGCCAGGACTCCGCGCGTCCTTGATCGAGCGTGACCAAGTGGTCTCGGAGTGTCAGGATGAGCCGCGTCCGGGACGGCAGGGGACGACTGGGGGAGGTGCCGATGAGCGCAGGCGTGCGAGAACGCCGGCCGGTGGCCAGCGTCCTGTTCGACGGTGCCGTCACCGTCGCCGCCCTCGCCACCGTCGTCACGGCCGCCGGGTCCTTCCTGCGCGCCGAAGGGGGGCCGGCCTGGTCCGAGCTGGTCCTGTGCCTCGTCCTGGGCGTCCCGCTCATGCAGGTGCTGACGCGGTTCCCCTTCCAGATCAACACCAAGCACGCCGGCGTCGAGGTGCAGTTCGACGTCGGGGTCCTCGTCTTCCTGCTCTGCTTCGCGCCGCCCACCACCGCGGCGCTGGCCTGGTGCCTGTGCGTCGTCCCGACGAACCTGCTGCAGCGCAAGCGCTGGGTCAGCCGGGTCTTCAACGCGAGCGTGGGGGTGCTGTTCCTGCCGGTGGTGCTCGTCGTGCTGGGGGCCTTCGGGGTGTCCGGCGCGCTCGAAGGGGTCGGCCCCGTCCACGCGATCGCGATGAGCCCCAGCGCGACCGAGTTCGTCGCCGTCCTCACCGCCGTCCTCGCCGTGTTCGTCGTCGACGTCGGCATCTCGGCCGTCTCCGTCGCCGTGCAGGAGCGCACCGGCCTGCGCCAGGAACTGCTGCACTCCGGTGCCTGGCTCGCCGGCGGCACCATCGTCGCCGTCGGTGGCCTGGGCTACCTCGGCGGCCTCGTGTACTTCAAGCTGCCGCACTGGGTGGCGCTGCTCCTCGTCATCCCCATGGTCGTGACGATGGTCGCGACCCGCGCCATGCGCGAGACCCGCGACGTCGCCCGCCGCAGCGAGGCCCTCTTCGAGGCGGCCACCGCCCTGCACACCCAGGGCCGGCGCACCGACCTCGCCCGCGCCCTGCAGAAGCACGCCCGCATGGTCGCCGGGACCCCCGCCGCGATGGTGCGCTCCGTCGGCCCCGGGGAGGACGAGATCGGCGTCCCCGTCGTCGCCGGCGACGGCCTCGTCCTCTACATCACCGCCCCCCGGCGTCGCGACCCCAACCAGCGCGCCGCGGACGAGAAGGCGCTGGAGGCCCTGGCCTCCGTGGGGGAGGCGGCGTTCTTCCGCGTCAGCGCCAGCGAGGAGATGCACGGTCTGGCCCGCCGCGACGTGGTCACCAGCCTGCCGAACCGGCTGCAGTTCTCCGAGCACCTCGCCACCGAGCTCGACCGGGCCCGCGAGAACGACCGGCTGGGCCGCCTCGTCGTCCTGTACCTCGACCTCGACGGCTTCAAGGCCGTCAACGACCGGTTCGGCCACGACGCCGGGGACGAGCTCCTGCGGGTGGTGGGGTCGCGGCTGCGCGACACCCTGCGCGGGGGCAGCACGGTCGCCCGCCTCGGCGGGGACGAGTTCGCCGTCCTGCTGCCGGACTGCCTCGACGTCGAGGGCCTGTGCCGGCGGGTGCTCACCGCCCTGCGCGGGGAGGTCCGCATGCGCGGGCACGTCGTGCGGGTCCAGGGGTCGATCGGGTTGTCCCGCGCCCGCCCCGGCGACGACGTCGGGACGCTGCTGCGCAACGCCGACACCGCCATGTACCGGGCCAAGGCCACCGGCAAGAACCGCTGGGTGGAGTTCCGGCCCGAACTGCTCGAGGAGGAGATCGCCCGCCTGCAGGTGATCGAGGACCTGCAGCAGGCGCCCGCCGAGGCGTTCGTCGTGCACTACCAGCCCATCGTGGACCTGCAGCACACCGGGGCCGGGGCCATCGGCGCCCCCGTCGTCGGCCTGGAGGCCCTGGTCCGCTGGCGCCGCGACCGCGGCGGGGCCGTCGAACCCCTCGTGGGACCGGACGAGTTCATCGGGCTCGCCGAACGCTCCGGCACCGTGGTGGGGATCGGCGACTCGGTGCTGCGCCAGGTCGCCCGCGACTCCTCCCGGATCCAGGAGCAGGCCGGCCGCCGGCTCGACCTCATGGTGAACGTCTCGCCCGTGCAGCTGCGCCACCCCGACTTCACCGTGCGCGTGGCGGCCGCCGTGCGCCAGACCGGGGCGAGCGGCTGCCGGCTGCACCTGGAGATGACCGAGTCCGTCATGATTGACGACGACGTCGTGGACCGGTTGCGCGACCTCGCCGACACCGGTGCGCAGCTCACCATCGACGACTTCGGGACCGGTTTCTCCTCCCTCGGGTACCTGCGCCACCGGCCGTTCTCCTCGTTCAAGATCGACCGCAGCTTCGTGCGCGACATCGCGACCGAGCCCACCGCCCGCGCCCTCGTCGAGGGCATGGTGAAGATGGGTCAGGCCCTCGGGCTGACGATCGTCGCCGAGGGCGTCGAGCACGTCGAGCAGGCCGAGATCCTGCGCGAGATGGGGTGCCACCTCGCCCAGGGGCACCTGTACTGCCGGCCGGTGCCCGTGGAGGAGATCGAGGACGTGCTGTCCGCGCCGCTGGCGCCCAAGCTCACCGCCTGACGCGCCGCCTCGACCCCGGGCGACGTCGCGCTCGCACGGGACGACGCGACGTCGTCCGAGCCTCCGGCCACCGGCTCCGGGAACGGCCGGGACCGCTCGCTGCCGACCCCGCTCAGAAGTACCAGGGGAATGGGGACCAGTCCGGCTCGCGCTTGCCCAGGAACGCGTCCCGGCCCTCCACGGCCTCGTCGGTCATGTACGCCAGCCGCGTCGCCTCCCCGGCGAACACCTGCTGGCCGACCATCCCGTCGTCCACGGCGTTGAACGCGAACTTCAGCATCCGCTGCGCCGTGGGGGACTTGCCGTTGATCTCCGCGGCCCACCGCAGCGCCGTCGCCTCCAGCTCGGCGTGCGGGACGACCTCGTTGACCATGCCCATCTCGTGCGCCTGCTGGGCGGTGTAGGGGCGGCCGAGGAAGAAGATCTCGCGGGCGAACTTCTGGCCCACCTGCCGGGCCAGGTACGCCGAGCCGTAGCCGGCGTCGAACGAGCCGACGTCGGCGTCGGTCTGCTTGAACCGGGCGTGCTCGGCGCTGGCCAGGGTGAGGTCGGCCACGACGTGCAGGCTGTGCCCGCCGCCGGCGGCCCACCCCGGCACGACGGCGATGACGACCTTCGGCATGAACCGGATGAGCCGCTGCACCTCCAGGACGTGCAACCGGCCGCCCTCGGCCTTCGCGCGCGCCTCGTCGACCGTGTCCGACGTCTCCCCGCCGGCGTACTGGTACCCCGAGCGGCCGCGGATGCGCTGGTCCCCGCCGGAGCAGAACGCCCAGCCGCCGTCCTTCGGGCTCGGCCCGTTCCCGGTCAGCAGCACGCACCCGACGTCGGGGGTGCGGCGCGCGTGGTCCAGGGCCCGCGCGAGCTCGTCGACCGTCCCGGGGCGGAAGGCGTTGCGGACCTCGGGGCGGTCGAAGGCGATCCGCACCGTCCCGCGCGCCGGGCCGTCCACGACGCTGCGGTGGTAGGTGACGTCCTGCAGGTCCTCGAACCCCGGCACCTCCGTCCAGGCCGACGGGTCGAAGGTCTCGCTCACACCGGGAAGGGCCGACACGCCCCGAGCCTAGGACCCGGACCCCGGGGGACCTGCGCCGGACCGTGCCGGGCCGCGCCATGCTGGGGCCGTGCCCGCCGCCCTCCCCGAGGTCCCGCCCTTCGACCTGCCGCCCGTGCAGGAGCTGCTCGAGCGCGCCCACGTCGTCCGGCTCCCGCTGCGCCGCCGCTTCCGCGGCCTCCTCGAGCGCGAGGCCGTCCTGCTCGACGGCCCGGCCGGCTGGGGGGAGTTCGCCCCCTTCCTGGAGTACGGGCCCGCCGAGGCCGGCCGCTGGCTGGAGGCCGGGGTCGAGGCCGCCTGGCACGGCTGGCCCGCGCCGCGCCGCGACCGGGTCGAGGTCAACGCCACCGTCCCGGCCGTCCCGGCGCACGACGTCCCCGCGGTCCTGGCGGCCTTCCCCGGCTGCCGCACCGCGAAGGTCAAGGTCGCCGAGGCGGGCGCGGACCCCGCGACCCGGCTGCGGGAGGACGTCGCCCGCGTCGCCGCCGTCCGCGACGTCCTCGGCCCGTCCGGGCGGGTCCGCGTCGACGCCAACGCCGGGTGGGGCGTGGACGAGGCCGAGCGCGCCCTCGGCGAGCTGGCCCCCCTGGGCCTGGAGTACGCCGAGCAGCCCTGCGCGACCCTGGAGGAGATGGCCGACCTGCGCCGCCGCCTCGCCGCCGCCGGCACGGTCGTGCCGCTCGCCGCCGACGAGAGCGTCCGCAAGGCCGAGGACCCCCTGCGCGTCGCCGGGCTGGAGGCCGCCGACGTCGTCGTGGTGAAGGTCGCGCCCCTGCGGGGGGTGCGGCCGGCGCTCGCGGTCGCGCAGGCGTGCGGGCTGCCCGTCGTCGTCTCCTCCGCGCTCGACACGAGCGTGGGCATCGCCGCCGGGACGGCCCTGGCCGCGGCGCTGCCGGAGCTGCCGTTCGCCTGCGGCCTCGGAACGGCCGCCCTGCTCGCCGCCGACGTCGTCGTCGCCCCGCTGCTGCCCACCGGCGGCGCGCTCCCGGTGGGCGCGGTCACGGCCGACCCCGACCTCCTGCGCCGCTCCCGGGCCCCGCAGGACCGGGTGCGGCACTGGCACGAGCGGCTGCGGGCCGCGCACGCCGCGGTGACGTCGGCCGCGGACCACCGACGGGACCGCTGACGTGGGCCCTGACGTGGGCACTGACGTGGGCCCTGACGTGGGCGGGCCGGGGAGCGAGCGCCCCCTGCGGGTCGTGGTGGTCGACGACGAGGCCCTGGTCCGTTCCGGGCTGACGATGATCCTGCAGGCCGGGGGTGACGTCCGCGTCGTCGGCGCCTGCTCGGGCGAGGATGCCGTCGCCCTCGTCGCCCGGGAACGGCCCGACGTCGTGCTCCTGGACGTCCGGATGCCGCTCGTCGACGGGGTCACGGTCCTGGAGGAGGTCCTGCGGGCCCCCTCACCACCGGCCGTCGCGATGCTCACCACCTTCGAGGGCGACCAGCAGGTGGCGCGGGCGCTGCGGGCCGGCGCGTCCGGGTTCCTGCTGAAGGACACCGACCCGCTCGGGCTCGTCCAGGCGGTCCGCTCCCTCGCCGCGGGCGGGGTCGTCCTGTCGCCGCGGGCGGCGCGCACCCTGCTCGCCGAGCACGCCGAGGCCGCCGGGGTGGGTCCGCCGACCTCGCGCGCGCTGGCCTCGCTGACCGCGCGTGAGCACGACGTCCTGGCCCTGCTCGCCCAGGGGATGTCCAACGCCGCCATCGGCGCCGAGCTCGACCTCGGCGTCGGCACGGTGAAGGACCACGTCAGCTCGATCCTGGGCAAGCTGGCCGTCCGCAGCCGCGTGCAGGCCGCGCTCCTGGCCCGCCGGGTTCCGCCCGCCGGCTGAGGCGGCGGGCCCGGCCGGGACCACGGCGGTGCGTGCCCGTCGTCCCCCGGGGGGAGGCACCCCCGCCGTCGGAGGGGGGTGCCGAGCCCGGTGGTCCCTCCCGCGGGCTGACGCGCCGGCACCCCCCTGTCGGGCACCGTCGAGGGGAACGGCCCGGGGTCCGGGCCGTCGGGGGGAACCGCGGGGGACCGCGGGGGGAGGCGGAGTCGTGAGCACGGACGTGCGCGGCGAGGTGCGGGTCGCGGAGCGGGTCGCGGGGGCGCCGGAGGGGCGGTGGGCGGGCCGGACCCGGGCGGGCGCCGCGCGGGTCGCGGTGCGGGTCGCGGCCCGGACCACCACGTGGGTCTTCCTGCTCTCGGGGGTGCTGTCGCTGGCGATGGCCGTGCACGCCCCGTTGTCGGACGGTGCCCAGCGGGCCCGTCCGGTCGTCGTGGACCTCGTCTTCGCCACGAGCTGGCCCAGCCTGGGGTACGGGACGGTCCTGCTGCTCCTGGCCCGGTCCCTGGCCCGGCGCAAGCGGGCCGCCTGGTGGACGGCCGTCGTCGTCACCGGTCTCAACGCCGTCTTCAACGTCCTGTGGGGCGCGCTGGACGAGGTCGCGCTGCCGCTGGGTCTGCTGCTGGTGCAGCTCGCCGTGCTGGGCGTCCTGGCGCTGGCGCGCCCGTGGTTCACCGTGCTGCCGTCCCGGTGGGGGGTGCGTCAGGCGGTCCGCACCGGGGGCGGGGCGTTCGCGGTGTGGCTCGTGGTCGGCACGGCGCTCGTCGTGGCGGCGCAGGAGCGCGCGGGCGGGCTGTTCGAGCGCCTCTGGTACGCCGCCGCCGGCACGCTCGTCTCGGTCGACAGCTTCGTGATCTTCCCCGACGGGGTGCTCGTCCCCGGGTGGGTGGACGTCGTCCTCAACGCCGCCGGGACGGTGCTCGTCCTGCTCGTCACCTGGTTCCTCTTCCAGCCCGCCGCCGACCCCGCGGCCCTCGGCGCCGACGAGGACCGGCTGCGGCACCTGCTGGCGACGGAGGGCGAGGGAGACGCGCTCGGCTACTTCAGCCTGCGCCGCGACAAGACGGCCGTCTTCGCCCCCAACGGGCGGGCCGCCGTGGTGCACCGCGTCGTCGGCGGGGTGAGCGTCGCCAGCGGTGACCCGGTGGGCAACGAGACGTCTTGGCCCGCAGCCGTGGAGGCCTGGCGCCACCAGCTCGCCGCGCACGCGTGGGTCCCGGCCGTCGTCGGCACGTCGGAGGCGGGGGCCGCGGTCTACCACCGGGCCGGGCTGCAGGTCCTGGAGGTCGGGGACGAGGCCGTGCTGGACGTGGCGGGGTTCAGCCTGGAGGGCCGTGCGGTCCGCTCGCTGCGCCAGGCCGTCAACCGCGCGCGCCGCGGCGGGACGCGGGTCGCCGTCCGCCGGCAGCGGGACGTGCCGGCCGGTGAGCTTGAGGAGATCGCCGCGTGCGCGGCCGCCTGGCGCGAGGGGCGCGAGCGCGGCTTCTCGATGGCGCTGGGGCGCCTGGGCGACGGCGCGGACCCGGACCTGCTGGTGGCGACGGCGCGGGCGGCCGGAGGGGAGCTGCTCGCGGTACTGACGTTCGTCCCGTGGGGCGAGCACGGGGTGTCGCTGGACCTCATGCGCCGGCGGCCCGGGGCCCCGAACGGCACGGTCGAGCTCGTCGTCACCGACGTCGTGGCCTTCGCCCGCGAGCACGCGCTGGCGCGCATCTCGCTGAACTTCGCGGTGTTCCGGTCGGTGTTCGACCGGGGCTCGCGGCTGGGCGCGGGTCCCGTCCTGCGCCTGTGGTACCGCGTGCTCGTCGTGTTCTCGCGCGCCTGGCAGCTCGAGCAGTTGTACCGCAGCAACGCCAAGTACCAGCCGTGCTGGGTGCCGCGCTTCGTCTGCTTCGAGCGCACGGCCGACCTGCCGCGCATCGGGTTCGCCGTCGCCCGCGTCGAGCAGTTCCTGCCCGGGCGTCCGCGCCGGGTCTGACCCTCGCTCTCCTGTCCCACCTGCACCACTGTGGTGTGACAGGTGGAGGTGTGTCGTGGGTGGTGCCGCCGGTGCCCTCCCGGTCGGGGCGCCGCTGCCGTCGGTGCGGGCGCTGGCGGCCCGCACGCTGCCGCTCGGGGTCGCCGTCCCGCGCGAGCGGGCCGAGGCCCCCGTCGTGCGGCACGCCGTGCGCCGGTACCGGGTGCAGGTCGCGGTGCTGACCGTCCTGGCCGCCGTCGTGGCCGGTCTCGTGCCGTCCCCGGCCGGGCCGCTGTCGTCCACCTGCGGTCTGCTCGTCCTCGGGTTCGCGGCGTTCGTGCTGTGCCGCGGGCCGATCCGGACGGCCGAGGCGTCCCAGGGGTGGTTCCGCGACCTGCCCGTGCGGCTCACCGCGCCCTGGGGGCCGTTCCCCGGCCGCCGGTGCCCGTGCACTGGTACGTGCTCGCGCTCGCCCGGCTCGTGCGGCGCGCACCCCTGCGACCGCGCGCCGGGCAGTCGCTGCCGGGGGTCGTGGGGGCCGTGCTGGGCTCCTGAGCCGTCAGGACGGCTCGGCCGCCCGCACGTAGTTCGTGATGCGCGCCGTGCACAGCCGCCGGCCGTCCTCGTCGGAGACGACGACCTCGTGACTGGTCAGCGTGCGTCCCAGCGAGATCGCGGTCGCGACTCCCGTCACCACGCCCGAGCGCACCGAGCGGTGGTGGGTGGCGTTGATGTCCGTGCCGAGCGCGAGACCGCCGGGCCACACGTGCAGGTAGGCCCCGACGGAGCCGAGCGTCTCGGCCAGCGCGCAGCTCGCACCGCCGTGCAGGAACCCAGCGACCTGGGTGTTCCCCGCCACGGGCATCGTGGCGACGAGGCGCTGCGGGCTCATCTCCAGGAACCGGATGCCGAGGCGGTCCACGAGCGTGTCCCGCGCGAAGGTGGCGAGGATCTCCTCGACGGTCGGGGGCGTTGCGGTCACCGCGGCAGGCTCCCACACGCTCGCGGGCGCACCATGGAGGGGTGAACCCCTCGACCGCCCTCGCGACGGTCCTCCTCGACGCCTTCGTCCGCCTCGGTCTGCGCCACCTCGTCCTCAGCCCCGGCTCGCGCAGCGCGCCCCTGGCCTACGCGGCCGCCCGCGCCGCCGACGAGGGCCGGCTGCGGCTGCACGTGCGCGTCGACGAGCGCAGCGCCGGGTTCCTGGCCCTCGGCCTGGCCCGCGCGGGCGAGCTGGTGGCCGTCGTGACGACGAGCGGGACCGCGGTCGCCAACCTGCACCCGGCCGTCCTGGAGGCCCACCACGCCGGCGTCCCGCTCGTCGTGCTGTCGGCGGACCGCCCGCACGAGCTGCGCGGGTCCGGGGCCAGCCAGACCGCCGACGCCCAGGCGCGGGTGTTCCTGCCCTCGGTCCGCTACAGCGCCGACCTGCCCGCCCCCGTCGACCCCGCCGCGCAGGCCCCCGCCTGGCGCTCGGTCGTCTCCCGCGCCGTGGCCGCCGCCCGCGGGCTGCGCGGTGACGGCCCGGGGCCGGTGCACCTCGACGTGGGCTTCTCCGACCCGCTGACGCCTTCCCCGGACGTCCCGCCGGCCTCGACCACGGGGCTGACGGTCGTCACCGGACCCGCTGCGCCGCAGCCGGTCGTGCTGGACCGCGGACCCCGCACCCTCGTCCTGGCCGGCGACGCCCCCGACCCCGCGACCGGCCGCGCCGCCCGCGAGCTGGCCGAGCACGCCGGCTGGCCGCTGCTGGCCGAGCCCAGCTCCGGGGCCCGGGGCGGGGAGCGCGCCGTCGGGCCCTACCGGCTGCTGCTGGACGCCGAGGACTCCCAAGGACGCCTCGGCGACGTCGAGCGGGTCGTCCTGTTCGGCCACCCCACGCTGTCGCGGCCCGTGACCCGGCTGCTGGCCCGCGACGACGTCGAGCTCGTCGTCGTCAGCCCCGCCGGCACCTGGCCCGACGCCGGCTTCCGGGCCGCCCGCGTCGTCCCGGCCGCCACCGTCGCCGGGCGCCCCGAACCCGGCGAGCAGGAGTTCGCCGCCCGCTGGGACCGCGCCGCCAAGCTCGCGGCCGACGCCGTGGACGCCGTCGTCGACGAGGAGACGGCGCTCGCGGGCCCCTGGGCGGCCCGCGAGGTCGTCCGCGCCTGCGCCGCCGACCGCTCGGTGCTCGTCGTGGCGGCCAGCAACGCCGTGCGCGACGTCGACCTCGCCGGGCACCCCCTGGGGGTGCGGACGGTCTCCAACCGGGGACTGGCGGGCATCGACGGGACGCTGGCCACGGCCGAGGGCGTCGCGACGGTGCTGGGGCCGACCCGGTTGCTCGTGGGTGACCTGGCGTTCCTGCACGACGTCAACGCGCTGCTGCCGGTGCCGGGGGAGCGGCGCCCGGACCTCACCGTCGTCCTCGTCAACGACGACGGCGGCGGGATCTTCGAGACGCTGGAGCACGCCGCGGTCGTGGCGCGCCCCACGTTCGAGCGCGTCGTCGCCACGCCCCACGGCGTGGACGTGGCCGCCCTGTGCGCCGCCTACGGCGTCCCGCACGTGCGCCCGCGCACCCGCGCCGAGGCGGCCACCGTCCTGGCCGCCGCGCCCGCGGGCCTGCGCGTGGTGGAGCTGCGCACCGACCGCGCGGCGGTCCGCCCGCGCCTGGAGCGCGTCGCCGCCGCCGTGCGCGCCGCCGTCCTCGACGCCTGACGGAGGCGGCCCCCGGCGTCACGGGTGGTGGCGGCGCTTCTGCCTGTACATGCCGTCGTCCGCCTGCTTCAAGGCGGCGCTCACGTCCTCGCCCCGGCCCGGGGGCAGGACCGCGGCGACCCCGATGGAGACGCCGACGGTGATGTCCTCGCCACTGCCCTGCAGGGTGATCGGTCCCGTGACGGCCTCCTCCAGCCGGTGCAGCAGCTGCCGGGTGGACGTCGAAGCAGGAGGTCCCGTGTCGAGGAGAGCCACGAACTCGTCGCCGCCGAAGCGCGCGAGGATGCCGTGTCCGTCGATGACCTCCGCGGCGCGCTGGGCCACGACGCGGAGCACCGTGTCACCGGCGTCGTGGCCGAAGGTGTCGTTGACGGCTTTGAAGCCGTCGAGGTCCAGCAGTGCGACGCTCCAGCCGTCGGTCGGCGCCGGCCCGGCCTGCGCCGGGACGAGCCCGGCTCGGGGGTGGCCGCCGGGCGCCGGGTGGCGGCCCGCGGGGTGGTGGTGTTCGTGGAGGTGGCGGAGGGCGAAGGCCGTGAACCCGCGGCGCGTGTAGGCGCCGGTGA comes from the Kineococcus mangrovi genome and includes:
- a CDS encoding DUF4229 domain-containing protein, whose translation is MGVTLRYTVLRLGIFVLCLVVAREAGAVGWLAILIAAVVSVLLSLVLLRKQREQMATALQQRVDGRIDARQNGTAKKSRFSRGLDEDNAAED
- a CDS encoding 1,4-dihydroxy-2-naphthoate polyprenyltransferase — protein: MSDPAPLPLPASPVTHRRATARQWVAAARPRTLPAAVTPVLVGTGAAAALDGLAWVPALLALVVSLALQVGVNYSNDYSDGIRGTDDDRVGPFRLVGSGAAEPRHVRDAAFACFAVAGLAGLAVVALSGSWWLLLVGAASVAAAWYYTGGKRPYGYAGLGEVFVFVFFGLVAVLGTTYVQAGRIGGSAVAGAFCVGFLACAILVANNLRDVPTDAIAGKRTLAVRLGERRTRTLYAGLVVGAFVAALTTVPRHPFAALVLLAGVLAQRPLRTVLGGARGRDLVPVLKDTGQLELLTGALLALGLTL
- a CDS encoding PLDc N-terminal domain-containing protein: MTRVVPIVLILALTVWCLVSIAQAPEGTLRNLPRWAWVLLVLLLPLVGGVAYVVAGRPVEQPPRSYGSRPAPRGPDDDEDFLRGL
- the menE gene encoding o-succinylbenzoate--CoA ligase; the protein is MRPLLPLAVPAGETVLELLPTLARALAGELGHALLPHAAGAAPDPGLRPGEVLAGGEDDPADPTAVVVATSGSTGTPKGALLPAGALRASAAATAARLSPGPGSQQWVLALPAHHVAGLQVLLRSARAGTEPVVLPPGPFTPEAFVAATAATTGTQLLTSLVPTQLVRLLDAPDDEPVAALRRYAAVLVGSAATPAPLLARARAAGVRVVTTYGSSETCGGCVYDGRPLDGVHAQVQDGRLVLSGPVVARGYRGRPGHPAFPAGPGPRAFRTDDTAEVGDGRVRVLGRVDDLITTGGLKLAPGLVEEALTGTPGIAEVVVVGVPDAQWGQRVVACVVPAGTPPTLGEVRDRVAGALERWAAPRQLLVLPELPLRGPGKPDRTRLRALAAEGP
- a CDS encoding putative bifunctional diguanylate cyclase/phosphodiesterase produces the protein MSAGVRERRPVASVLFDGAVTVAALATVVTAAGSFLRAEGGPAWSELVLCLVLGVPLMQVLTRFPFQINTKHAGVEVQFDVGVLVFLLCFAPPTTAALAWCLCVVPTNLLQRKRWVSRVFNASVGVLFLPVVLVVLGAFGVSGALEGVGPVHAIAMSPSATEFVAVLTAVLAVFVVDVGISAVSVAVQERTGLRQELLHSGAWLAGGTIVAVGGLGYLGGLVYFKLPHWVALLLVIPMVVTMVATRAMRETRDVARRSEALFEAATALHTQGRRTDLARALQKHARMVAGTPAAMVRSVGPGEDEIGVPVVAGDGLVLYITAPRRRDPNQRAADEKALEALASVGEAAFFRVSASEEMHGLARRDVVTSLPNRLQFSEHLATELDRARENDRLGRLVVLYLDLDGFKAVNDRFGHDAGDELLRVVGSRLRDTLRGGSTVARLGGDEFAVLLPDCLDVEGLCRRVLTALRGEVRMRGHVVRVQGSIGLSRARPGDDVGTLLRNADTAMYRAKATGKNRWVEFRPELLEEEIARLQVIEDLQQAPAEAFVVHYQPIVDLQHTGAGAIGAPVVGLEALVRWRRDRGGAVEPLVGPDEFIGLAERSGTVVGIGDSVLRQVARDSSRIQEQAGRRLDLMVNVSPVQLRHPDFTVRVAAAVRQTGASGCRLHLEMTESVMIDDDVVDRLRDLADTGAQLTIDDFGTGFSSLGYLRHRPFSSFKIDRSFVRDIATEPTARALVEGMVKMGQALGLTIVAEGVEHVEQAEILREMGCHLAQGHLYCRPVPVEEIEDVLSAPLAPKLTA